The DNA region TCCGGGAGTCCCCTCGTAGTCCGGAACGGCGCGCTTCTTCAAGAAATCAAGGTAGTCCTCCCCCTTGTGCAGGGGAACTCTGCCGTGCCAGGCGCGGGCGATCATCTTCTTCCCCTCGAACCGGCCGTCTCGCTTCGATTGCCGATCATCTCTCCCTCGAGTCGCGCCGGGTCCCGTCCCACCGCGAAGTCACCCATGAGGCCGCAGCCGTCAAGAGCGCCGGAACAGCCGGCAGATGATACCGCGGCTCGGCATCTCCAATGAGCAGGTGGACCATCGTGAAGAAAGCGATGGGCAGGAGAAGGACGAGCCAGACTTCGCCGTTTCTGCGCAGACGCCAGAATCCCGCCAGCGCCAGTCCCAGCATACCGTAATGCCACACCGCTGCCGCCCACAGAATGGGCGCCCACCCGACCCGCGCGGCGTGCCGCGGGCCGAGGGTCGATCCCCACAAGAACAGAAACTTCCTGCCGACGTGAACCAGCTGAGCCCAAGGGTCGGAACGGAGGTTCTCGGCGGCCGCCTCGAGGAAGATTCGATCGCGCTCCTGGCGACTTCTTACGTGCTTCAGCCTTTCGGCCACTCTCCTTTCCCGGTCGTTGGCGGGCCATATGAAGACGTCTCCGGCCTCACGATAGCCGCTCAGGGGCGCGTCGCGGATCACCGTCGCCTCGTAAAAATTCTGCGCCCCCTTCGTCGAGAGTGGAATGACTTCGTGAAAGACCACCCAATTCCGGATCCCCCAGGGCAGAATCGTCAAGAGGAACGTAACGCCGGCCAGAGTGGCGGCCTTGAGGTGCCGCCGCCCCTCGTGGTCCTTCTTCCATGCCAGCACGAAGAGCCAGAGGCCGGCAAGACCCGCCGCCGATTCGCGCGTCAAAGCGCCCAGGCCCAGGACCACGCCCAGGGGCACCGCGCGCACCTTCCTGGACGACCTCGCGACCCAGAGCAGAAGAACCGATCCGGCGAGAAACAGCGCCAGATAGGGCATGTCCGAAAGGTTAAAGAGCGAGTAGACCATCAAGTCCGGGTAAAACAGAGCCAGGGCGGCGCTGAGGTGGCCCGGCTTGTTCCCGAGCAGGGATTGGGCGAGCAGGAAGACGAGCGCCACGACGAGCGCCCCGGAGACGGCTTGCACCGCCAGGACGGACGCCTGCGGGTGACGCAGGAGGAGCCGGGATCCGGCGATGAGAAGCGGATAAACCGGAACATGGAAAGCCGTCGCTCCCCAGGGGGGGATAGCAAATCCCTGACCGGCGAGAAGACTCTTGACCAGCGGGTCGTAGGTGTCGACGGCGTCCTTGGCGAACCCG from Candidatus Polarisedimenticolia bacterium includes:
- a CDS encoding glycosyltransferase family 39 protein, whose product is MSVDGPDRDSRRRWRGFWSWLVAALLVRIGTAALLAGKIAAAERAGFAKDAVDTYDPLVKSLLAGQGFAIPPWGATAFHVPVYPLLIAGSRLLLRHPQASVLAVQAVSGALVVALVFLLAQSLLGNKPGHLSAALALFYPDLMVYSLFNLSDMPYLALFLAGSVLLLWVARSSRKVRAVPLGVVLGLGALTRESAAGLAGLWLFVLAWKKDHEGRRHLKAATLAGVTFLLTILPWGIRNWVVFHEVIPLSTKGAQNFYEATVIRDAPLSGYREAGDVFIWPANDRERRVAERLKHVRSRQERDRIFLEAAAENLRSDPWAQLVHVGRKFLFLWGSTLGPRHAARVGWAPILWAAAVWHYGMLGLALAGFWRLRRNGEVWLVLLLPIAFFTMVHLLIGDAEPRYHLPAVPALLTAAASWVTSRWDGTRRDSRER